From a region of the Phaeodactylum tricornutum CCAP 1055/1 chromosome 4, whole genome shotgun sequence genome:
- a CDS encoding predicted protein has product EVHACQFSSWYATFANLPPNELGRKNVTVPSEILNLPETFRDYLLCDGVQLPAGARTSGMLAMSGVGDDESVWSSDSEAEEVSNELFHFSALNSAIDAAIRRLGGLVAPKLNWSSPKDAIWVNGGTLQCKTAGDVYLLLKSSDFCAFDIQHSWKEVRDGDDTSDETATDCHGAIPLQLVLRKWCNLYPSQEFRCFVREQELVAVSQRQHSQHFEHLVRDQYLIRSLVVEFFDEIIKPHSQSLNNYTFDVYLDKKERVWLVDFNVWGRRTDPLLFTWDEL; this is encoded by the coding sequence GAAGTCCATGCATGCCAGTTCTCAAGCTGGTACGCCACCTTTGCCAACCTCCCACCGAACGAGCTCGGCCGCAAGAACGTGACAGTCCCGTCAGAGATTCTAAATCTACCCGAAACTTTCCGAGACTATCTCCTTTGCGACGGAGTTCAACTTCCCGCGGGAGCGCGCACATCGGGTATGCTCGCTATGAGCGGCGTcggtgacgacgaaagtgTGTGGTCGAGCGACAGTGAGGCGGAAGAAGTCTCTAACGAACTGTTCCATTTCTCCGCACTAAATTCTGCCATTGATGCAGCGATCCGGCGCCTCGGAGGGCTCGTGGCACCCAAACTGAACTGGTCGTCTCCGAAAGACGCAATTTGGGTCAACGGAGGTACGCTGCAGTGCAAGACAGCTGGGGATGTTTACCTCCTCCTCAAGAGTAGCGATTTTTGCGCTTTTGACATTCAGCACTCCTGGAAAGAAGTCCGTGACGGCGACGACACCAGCGACGAGACGGCTACCGACTGTCACGGAGCAATACCACTACAGCTTGTCTTGCGAAAATGGTGCAACCTCTATCCCAGTCAAGAGTTTCGGTGCTTCGTCCGAGAACAGGAGCTAGTTGCTGTGAGCCAAAGACAGCACTCGCAACACTTCGAGCATCTTGTACGAGATCAGTACCTAATTCGGTCTCTAGTGGTTGAGTTTTTCGACGAGATCATCAAACCCCATTCCCAGTCGTTGAACAATTATACTTTTGACGTTTATCTGGACAAGAAAGAACGCGTTTGGCTGGTAGACTTCAATGTCTGGGGTCGTCGTACGGAtcctctcttgtttacctGGGACGAGTTG